The following are encoded in a window of Effusibacillus pohliae DSM 22757 genomic DNA:
- a CDS encoding aldehyde dehydrogenase family protein — protein sequence MSNAYPSVSGQYLIGGEWIQASNVTNVHNPAKITEVVGEVALCSREDVRQAIDAAALAFQTWSRTPVAERANRMQAAADRLRAVIEEHVSLFVRENGKILVEAKKDLLRCVDIMSKAASALLEWWKPDSIPGDQKVQIRKRPRGVTAVISPWNSPMILTFDEKIEYR from the coding sequence ATGAGCAACGCGTATCCAAGCGTATCCGGTCAATATTTGATTGGTGGAGAGTGGATCCAGGCTTCCAACGTAACCAATGTGCATAATCCCGCTAAGATTACTGAAGTTGTGGGAGAAGTCGCATTGTGTTCAAGAGAGGATGTGCGGCAAGCGATCGACGCTGCGGCATTAGCGTTTCAAACCTGGTCGAGAACACCGGTAGCAGAGCGGGCGAATCGAATGCAAGCGGCAGCCGACAGGTTACGAGCCGTGATCGAAGAACACGTTTCCCTGTTTGTTCGGGAAAACGGAAAGATCCTCGTGGAAGCCAAAAAAGATCTTTTGCGCTGTGTGGACATTATGTCCAAAGCTGCATCTGCCTTGCTTGAGTGGTGGAAACCGGATTCGATTCCAGGGGATCAGAAGGTTCAGATCCGCAAACGGCCAAGAGGCGTGACTGCCGTAATCTCACCCTGGAACTCGCCGATGATTCTTACTTTTGATGAGAAAATAGAGTATCGTTGA